Sequence from the Guyparkeria hydrothermalis genome:
GCCCTCGATCGGTACCAGCGACTGGTAGCGCGCACCCTCATCCGGTTCGATGGTCAGCACCAGCTGCCCCCGGCCGAGCAAGGCCTCCAGGCTTTCCCCCGCCCCGGCGAGGCGCTCATCGTCCCACTTGGCCATGCAGCGGAAACGTCGGTCGGAGGTCACCTGCACCACCAGCAGGCTGATCGGTCCGCGACCGGCAAACTGCAGGATCAGCCGCCCGTCGAACTTGAGGTTCGCGACCATCAGCACCGCGCCGGCCACCGCCTCGCCGAGGAGTGCCCCCACCGCCGGCGGGTAGTCGTGGTTCTCGATCGCGGCCTGCCAGGTGGATTCCAGGCGCAGCGACACGCCGCGCACCCGGCCGTCCTCGAAGGAGAACCGGAACAGCTCGTCACCCTGCGGCAGGTTGTGCCAATCGATCGACTCTCGCGTGCCGGACTCGTCGCTCATGCCTGACTCCCGGAGGTTGCCGGTGGATTACTCGCCGTCGAGGCGACGCTTGAGCACCTCGTTGACGGCCTTGGGATTGGCCTTGCCCTTGGCCGCCTTCATCACCTGACCGACGAAGAAGCCGAACAGCTTGTCCTTGCCGCCGCGGTAGGCCTCGACCTGCCCCGGATTGGCGGCGATCACCTCGTCGACCATCGCCTCGATCGCGCCGGTATCCGAGATCTGCTTGAGACCGCGCGCCTCGATGATCGCGTCAACCGAGCCGCCCTCCTCGGCCAGGGCCTCGAACACCTCGCGGCCGAGCTTGTTCGACAGCGTGCCGTCGGAAACGCGTTCGAGCAGATCGGCCAGCTTGTCCGCCGGCACCGGGCACTCATTGATCTCGAGCTCGAGCCGGTTCAGCAGCGCGGCGACCTCGCCCATCACCCAGTTGGCGGCAAGCTTGGCGTCGGCCCCGTCGCGGGCAATCACCGCCTCGAAGTACTCGGCGGTGGCGCGGCTGGAGGTGAGCACGCCGGCATCGTAGGCGCTCAGGCCGTACTCGGATTGGTAGCGCTCGGCCTTGGCGTCCGGCAGTTCGGGGAGCTCGGCGCGCCACGACTCGATGGTCGCCTCGTCAAGCACCACCGGCAACAGGTCCGGGCAGGGGAAGTAGCGGTAGTCGTCCGCCTCTTCCTTGGTGCGCATCAGGCGGGTCTCGTCGCGATCCGGGTCGTACAGGCGCGTGGCCTGGACCACCTCGCCGCCGGTCTCGAGCAGGTCGACCTGACGCTCGATCTCGAACTCGATCGCCCGCTGCAGGAAGCGGAACGAGTTGACGTTCTTGATCTCGGTGCGGGTGCCGAATGCCTCGTCGCCTTCGGGGCGTACGGAGATGTTGGCATCCACCCGGAACGAGCCTTCCTGCATGTTGCCGTCGCAGATGCCCAGGTACTGCACGATCGCGTGGACCTTGCGGGCATAAGCGACCGCCTGCTCGGGGCTTCGCATGTCCGGCTCGGAGACGATCTCGATCAGCGGCGTGCCGGCCCGGTTGAGGTCGATGCCGGACATGCCGTGGAAGTCCTCGTGCAGCGATTTGCCGGCGTCCTCCTCGAGGTGTGCGCGGGTCACACGGACGGTGTGCTCTTTCGCCTTCTTGCACTCGCCGGTGCTGATGGTCACCTCGCCACCGACGACGATCGGGCGCGCCAGCTGCGTGGTCTGGTAGCCCTTGGGCAGGTCCGGGTAGAAGTAGTTCTTCCGGTCGAAACTCGAGACGCGCGAGATGTCGGCGTCGATCGCCAGGCCGAAGAGCGAGGCCATGCGTACCGCGCCCTCGTTGAGCACGGGCAGCACGCCCGGAAGCCCTAAGTCGACCGCGCAGGCCTGCGCGTTCGGCTCGGCACCGAAGGCAGTCGACGCCCCGGAGAAGATCTTGGAACGGGTGGCCAGCTGGGCGTGGATCTCCAGGCCGATGACGGCCTCCCAGCCCGAAGGGATTGCGTATTGACTCATGCGTGCTGTCCTTACCCTTCGCGGTTGTCGTTGGCGGAGTCACCAGCGATCGACGGCATGCGCTCGTGCCAGTCGACGCGCTGCTGATACTGGTGCGCGACGTTGAGCAGGCGGCCCTCGTCGAAGTGGCGGCCGATCAGCTGCAGGCCGACCGGTCGACCCTCGACGAAGCCGGCCGGTACCGACATGCCCGGCAGTCCGGCGAGGTTCACCGGGATGGTGAAGATGTCCTCGAGGTACATCTTGGCCGGGTCGTCGCTGTGCGCACCGCGATCGAACGCCGGGGTCGGGGTGACCGGCCCGGCGATCACGTCGCACTGCTCGAAGGCGCGCTGGAAGTGTTCGGTCACCAGACGGCGGGCCTTCTGCGCGCGCCGATAGAACGCGTCGTAGTAGCCGGCGGAAAGCGCGTAGGTGCCCACCAGGATGCGCCGCTTGACCTCGTCACCGAAGCCTTCCGAGCGGGTGCGCTCGTACAGATCCTGCAGATCCTTGGGATCCTCGCAGCGGTAGCCGAAACGCACGCCGTCGAAGCGCGACAGGTTCGACGAGGCCTCGGCGGGCGCCAACAGGTAGTAGGCGGCCAGGGCGATGTCGGCATCCGGCAGATCGACATCGACCGTCTGGGCGCCGGCAGCGCGCAACTCGTCGATCGCCGCGGTCACCGCGTCACCCACCGCAGGATCGAGCGCATCGGAGAACCACTGCTTGGGGATACCGACGCGCAGGCCCTCGATCGAGCCGTCGAGCCCGGCGACGTAGTCCGGCACCGCCTCGTCTGACGAGGTGGAATCCTTCGGGTCGAAGCCGGCCATCTCCCCGAGCACCAGCGCGCAGTCTTCCGCCGACTTCGCGATCACGCCGCCCTGATCGAAGCTCGAGGCGTAGGCGATCATGCCGTAGCGCGACACGCGCCCGTAGGTGGGCTTGATCCCGGTCACGCCGCAGAAAGCGGCCGGCTGACGGATCGAGCCACCGGTATCGGTGCCGGTGGCAAACGGCACCAGCCGCGCGGCAACCGCTGCAGCCGAGCCACCCGACGAACCGCCGGGGACGGCAGCGGTATCCCACGGGTTGCCCACCGCGCCAAAGTAGCTGTTCTCGTTGGACGACCCCATGGCGAACTCGTCCATGTTGGCCTTGCCCAGCAACACTGCCCCACTGCGTGTCAGACGCTCGTGGACCGTGGAATCGTAGGGCGCGACCCAGTCGGCGAGCATGCGTGAGCCGCAGGTGGTGCGTGTGCCCTTGGCGCAGAAGATGTCCTTGTGCGCGTAGGGAATGCCAGCCAGGGCACCGTAGGTTGCGGCCGGCTGGACCGGCTCGACGCGGCTGACCAGGCTGTTCAGTTCGGGATCGATGCTCTCGATGCGTCGCTCGAAGGCGACGGCCAGGTCGGCGGCGGAAAGCTCACCGGCGGCCAGCCATCCCTTGAGCTGGGCAATCGAGGCATTGATCAGCGCGGCGTCGCCGCCTTGAGGTGAATCATTCGTGGACACGGAATGGGTTCCCCTGCCTTGAGATGTGTGGGCGTTCGGTCGGAGGCGACCGGGACTATTCGATGACCTTGGGTACCAGGAACAGGCCGTTTTCCTGTGCCGGGGCACCGTCCATCAGCGTCTCGCGCTGGTCGTTCTCGGTGACGGTATCCGCCCGCAGTCGCTGCGTCTGGTCAAGCGGATGGGACATCGGCTCCAAGTCGTTGAGCCGCGGATCGTCGAGCAGACTCGCCTGATCGAGGATGGCATTCAGATCGGTGCGGAGCGCCTCGGTCCACTCCGGCTCGATGGCGATCCGGGCGAGATGCGCCACGGCCTGCAACTGATCATTGCTCAACGACATCGTCGTCACCCCTTCGGAAAATCGTGATTTCTTGAATCAGAACACCCGGCCAGACCACCGAAAGGCCGCCGAAGCGCGGAACCGATCGGCCGTTATGCCCGCTCAGGCGGCCATCAGCCGGACGTGGGAAATTCGGCGCGAAGCCTATCACAGCCCCGCTCGCCTGCCGAGCCGATGCGCTTGCTTGGGGGGCGGCATATTGCTACCTTAGCCGCTTATTTTACGCCACACGGGCAAGGTCGAATTTCGATCCCCGGAGCGTCGCTCTGACGCCCGACCCTAGTGGCGAAAACGGGAAAGGACTCAGGCATCGTCGTTCATGCGTCATGACGGCACGCCAAAACGGGGCTGACACAACGGCCTTCCACCTCACATACGCAGACATCACTCGGTTAATCACCCATGTTCAAAGGCTTCCGCGGCATCTTCTCCACCGACCTCTCCATCGACCTCGGGACAGCTAACACGCTTATCTACGTCTCGGGTCGCGGCATCGTGCTCGACGAGCCGTCAGTGGTCGCCCTGCGGAACGACGGCGGTCAGACGGT
This genomic interval carries:
- the gatB gene encoding Asp-tRNA(Asn)/Glu-tRNA(Gln) amidotransferase subunit GatB, with protein sequence MSQYAIPSGWEAVIGLEIHAQLATRSKIFSGASTAFGAEPNAQACAVDLGLPGVLPVLNEGAVRMASLFGLAIDADISRVSSFDRKNYFYPDLPKGYQTTQLARPIVVGGEVTISTGECKKAKEHTVRVTRAHLEEDAGKSLHEDFHGMSGIDLNRAGTPLIEIVSEPDMRSPEQAVAYARKVHAIVQYLGICDGNMQEGSFRVDANISVRPEGDEAFGTRTEIKNVNSFRFLQRAIEFEIERQVDLLETGGEVVQATRLYDPDRDETRLMRTKEEADDYRYFPCPDLLPVVLDEATIESWRAELPELPDAKAERYQSEYGLSAYDAGVLTSSRATAEYFEAVIARDGADAKLAANWVMGEVAALLNRLELEINECPVPADKLADLLERVSDGTLSNKLGREVFEALAEEGGSVDAIIEARGLKQISDTGAIEAMVDEVIAANPGQVEAYRGGKDKLFGFFVGQVMKAAKGKANPKAVNEVLKRRLDGE
- the gatA gene encoding Asp-tRNA(Asn)/Glu-tRNA(Gln) amidotransferase subunit GatA codes for the protein MINASIAQLKGWLAAGELSAADLAVAFERRIESIDPELNSLVSRVEPVQPAATYGALAGIPYAHKDIFCAKGTRTTCGSRMLADWVAPYDSTVHERLTRSGAVLLGKANMDEFAMGSSNENSYFGAVGNPWDTAAVPGGSSGGSAAAVAARLVPFATGTDTGGSIRQPAAFCGVTGIKPTYGRVSRYGMIAYASSFDQGGVIAKSAEDCALVLGEMAGFDPKDSTSSDEAVPDYVAGLDGSIEGLRVGIPKQWFSDALDPAVGDAVTAAIDELRAAGAQTVDVDLPDADIALAAYYLLAPAEASSNLSRFDGVRFGYRCEDPKDLQDLYERTRSEGFGDEVKRRILVGTYALSAGYYDAFYRRAQKARRLVTEHFQRAFEQCDVIAGPVTPTPAFDRGAHSDDPAKMYLEDIFTIPVNLAGLPGMSVPAGFVEGRPVGLQLIGRHFDEGRLLNVAHQYQQRVDWHERMPSIAGDSANDNREG
- the gatC gene encoding Asp-tRNA(Asn)/Glu-tRNA(Gln) amidotransferase subunit GatC: MSLSNDQLQAVAHLARIAIEPEWTEALRTDLNAILDQASLLDDPRLNDLEPMSHPLDQTQRLRADTVTENDQRETLMDGAPAQENGLFLVPKVIE